From the genome of Triticum aestivum cultivar Chinese Spring chromosome 3B, IWGSC CS RefSeq v2.1, whole genome shotgun sequence, one region includes:
- the LOC123068436 gene encoding LEAF RUST 10 DISEASE-RESISTANCEUS RECEPTOR-LIKE PROTEIN KINASE-like 2.1 isoform X3 has translation MVAHELLGLIHLVYVQSNSFACLARGYKPDDKWSSLPRACRVSMMSDLSVLWYEAASRADYRRLMKCRSLFEYTGDDCNVCKESGGLCRINITYDIFKCHCSDRISPSTCGSKKKAKIILIGITSAAATFLFACLYVLICHRKRKGLWFLLCKTSSKTEKKYEAMIVSYGSLAPKRYMYSEVMKITSSRNNQLGKGGYGVVFKGRLHNGRLVAVKFLHDCKGNGDEFVNEVMSIGRTSHVNIVSLFGFCLEGSKRALIYEYMPNGSLDKYIYSENPKEILGWERLYAIALGIARGLEYLHHSCNTRIVHFDIKPQNILLDKDFNPKIADFGLAKLCHTKESKLSMTGARGTIGFIAPEVHSRTFGVVSTKSDVYSYGMMLLEMVGGRRNVKSAVAKSSEKYFPDWIYDHFAQDDGLQACEVTGETEEIARKMTLIGLWCVQILPAYRPTITKVLEMFEISSDDMDMPPKQNFSGLLESSAHNMDVQSSSSNRSEEISLVNSKILQQSPTL, from the exons ATGGTTGCCCATGAACTGCTTGGATTGATTCACCTTGTCTACGTCCAGTCCAACTCGTTTGCATGCCTTGCTAGGGGGTACAAGCCCGACGACAAATGGAGTTCGCTGCCAAGGGCCTGCAGGGTGTCCATGATGTCAGACTTGTCAGTATTGTGGTATGAGGCCGCCTCCAGGGCGGACTACCGGCGGTTGATGAAGTGCAGGTCTCTTTTTGAGTACACGGGGGATGACTGCAATGTGTGCAAGGAGAGTGGTGGGCTTTGTCGGATCAACATCACCTACGATATCTTCAAGTGCCACTGCTCCGACCGCATTTCTCCGTCAACCTGTG GTAGCAAGAAGAAAGCGAAGATTATACTAATAG GTATAACATCAGCAGCTGCAACCTTTCTCTTTGCATGTCTTTATGTGCTGATATGCCATAGAAAACGGAAAGGACTATGGTTTCTCCTTTGCAAGACTAGCagcaaaactgaaaaaaaatacgAGGCAATGATAGTGTCGTATGGATCCCTAGCTCCAAAAAGATACATGTACTCAGAGGTAATGAAGATAACATCTTCTCGCAACAATCAGCTTGGAAAAGGTGGTTATGGTGTGGTCTTCAAAGGAAGACTACATAATGGCCGTCTAGTGGCTGTGAAATTCTTGCATGACTGCAAAGGAAATGGGGACGAGTTTGTGAATGAGGTTATGAGCATTGGCAGGACCTCTCATGTTAATATTGTTAgcttatttgggttttgtttggaggGGTCAAAACGAGCTCTTATATATGAGTACATGCCCAACGGTTCCTTGGATAAGTACATTTACTCAGAGAACCCCAAAGAAATTTTAGGATGGGAGAGGCTCTATGCGATAGCACTCGGGATTGCTCGTGGCCTCGAATACTTGCACCATAGCTGTAATACACGTATCGTCCATTTTGATATCAAGCCCCAAAATATCCTTCTAGACAAGGATTTTAACCCGAAGATTGCTGATTTTGGTCTAGCTAAATTGTGTCATACAAAGGAGAGCAAACTTTCAATGACTGGTGCTAGAGGAACGATTGGATTCATCGCACCAGAAGTTCACTCTCGAACATTTGGAGTGGTTTCAACAAAGTCAGATGTttatagttatggaatgatgcTTTTGGAGATGGTTGGAGGAAGGAGAAACGTAAAATCAGCTGTTGCAAAATCAAGCGAAAAGTATTTTCCAGACTGGATTTATGACCACTTTGCGCAAGATGATGGACTACAAGCATGCGAAGTCACAGGAGAAACTGAGGAAATCGCAAGAAAGATGACCTTAATTGGCCTGTGGTGCGTACAAATACTGCCTGCATATCGCCCTACCATAACCAAAGTTCTAGAAATGTTCGAGATAAGCTCAGATGACATGGACATGCCACCGAAGCAAAACTTCTCTGGATTGCT TGAAAGTTCAGCTCACAATATGGATGTACAAAGTTCAAGTTCTAACAGATCTGAGGAGATCAGCCTTGTGAATTCAAAAATCCTACAACAATCACCAACTCTTTGA